A genomic segment from Tessaracoccus defluvii encodes:
- a CDS encoding XRE family transcriptional regulator: MADLSTLGRRIRHFRTKAGLTLEELGEITGTAPSQLSMVENGHREPRLSLLEAIAAALSVTASDLLAAEPPSPRAALEIELEKAQAAPAYRELGLPLLRPSRAMSDATLKTIVGLHRELDRRARMAISTPEEARRANTQHRTTMRERNNHLPEIELIAEQATKAVRHTSGALTHRTVAEMAKRVGLTIVHTDDLPHSARAVVDLEHGRIYIPPASIPGGHGLRSLALQAMANTVLEHEAPADYADFLRQRLEASYFAAACLMPRAASVDFLERAKRERNIAIEDFRDTFGVTHEGAALRFTNLATHYLGITLHYLRVNGDGTVVGAYENDGLPLPQDATGSTEGEVVCRHWSARKAFARATRTSEHYQYTDTPAGTFFESTQTGTGATAEFSITLGVPYAESKWFRGRESQQREVSTCPDARCCRRPEDGLSERWRGQGWASPRVRTHLFAPLPQGTYPGVDDRELYEFLEAHAHD, from the coding sequence ATGGCAGATCTCTCCACGCTGGGGCGGCGCATCCGGCATTTCCGCACCAAGGCCGGCCTGACGCTGGAAGAACTGGGAGAGATCACGGGGACGGCTCCCAGCCAGCTGTCCATGGTGGAGAACGGCCACCGCGAACCCCGCCTGTCGCTGCTGGAGGCCATCGCAGCAGCCCTGAGCGTGACCGCCTCGGATCTGCTGGCCGCCGAGCCCCCGTCGCCGCGGGCCGCGCTTGAGATCGAACTCGAGAAGGCCCAGGCCGCCCCTGCGTACCGGGAGCTCGGCCTGCCCCTCCTGCGCCCTTCGCGGGCGATGTCCGACGCGACGCTGAAGACGATCGTCGGCCTGCACCGCGAACTCGACAGGCGCGCCCGGATGGCCATCTCAACGCCTGAGGAGGCGCGGCGAGCCAACACCCAGCACCGGACGACGATGCGGGAGCGGAACAACCACCTGCCTGAGATCGAGCTGATCGCGGAGCAGGCAACCAAGGCAGTGCGGCACACGTCTGGCGCCCTGACCCACCGCACGGTCGCGGAGATGGCCAAGCGGGTGGGGCTGACCATCGTGCACACCGACGACCTCCCCCACTCGGCGCGTGCCGTCGTGGACCTCGAGCACGGCCGCATCTACATCCCGCCGGCCTCCATCCCCGGCGGACACGGGCTGCGATCGCTGGCGCTGCAGGCCATGGCCAACACCGTGCTCGAGCATGAGGCGCCGGCCGACTACGCCGACTTCCTCCGCCAGCGCCTCGAGGCCAGCTACTTCGCCGCGGCGTGCCTGATGCCCCGCGCCGCCTCCGTCGACTTCCTGGAGCGCGCGAAGCGGGAGCGCAACATCGCGATCGAGGACTTCCGCGACACCTTCGGGGTCACCCACGAGGGCGCGGCGCTGCGGTTCACCAACCTGGCCACCCACTACCTGGGGATCACGCTTCACTACCTGCGGGTCAACGGCGACGGCACCGTCGTGGGTGCCTATGAGAACGACGGTCTTCCGCTGCCCCAGGACGCGACCGGTTCGACGGAGGGCGAGGTGGTCTGCCGCCACTGGAGCGCGCGAAAGGCGTTCGCGCGTGCCACCCGCACCAGCGAGCACTACCAGTACACGGACACGCCTGCCGGCACCTTCTTCGAGTCGACGCAGACCGGGACCGGCGCAACGGCGGAGTTCTCCATCACACTGGGCGTGCCCTATGCCGAGTCGAAGTGGTTCCGGGGGCGCGAATCACAGCAGCGCGAGGTATCGACGTGCCCAGACGCGCGATGCTGCCGCAGGCCGGAGGATGGGCTCTCGGAGCGCTGGAGGGGGCAGGGGTGGGCGTCCCCCAGGGTGCGGACCCACCTGTTCGCTCCCCTGCCGCAGGGGACCTATCCGGGTGTGGACGATCGCGAACTCTACGAGTTCCTGGAGGCGCACGCGCACGACTGA
- a CDS encoding type II toxin-antitoxin system VapC family toxin yields the protein MTLLTAFDADVLIYAAADGHPLGVPVASLFAVEGEGPVGIGSVLLLPEVLTKPLREDPDSAEVKALAGLLGRLELRPVDEATARLAVALAVTYRLRAADAVHLATAVASGADRFLTNNRRDFATTIDEIDVVYPEDLANAQT from the coding sequence ATGACACTCCTCACTGCTTTCGACGCTGATGTGCTCATCTACGCGGCAGCCGATGGTCACCCTCTTGGGGTGCCTGTGGCCTCGTTGTTCGCCGTCGAAGGTGAGGGGCCCGTCGGCATCGGCTCAGTCCTGCTCCTGCCAGAGGTGCTGACCAAGCCGCTGAGGGAAGACCCCGACTCCGCCGAGGTCAAGGCGCTGGCCGGCCTCCTCGGTCGGCTGGAGCTTCGCCCGGTGGACGAGGCGACGGCGCGACTCGCCGTCGCGCTGGCCGTCACCTACAGACTACGGGCGGCGGACGCGGTACATCTGGCCACTGCCGTCGCGTCAGGTGCTGACCGGTTCCTCACCAACAATCGCAGGGACTTTGCCACCACGATCGACGAGATCGACGTCGTGTACCCGGAGGATCTGGCCAACGCCCAGACGTGA
- a CDS encoding type II toxin-antitoxin system Phd/YefM family antitoxin: MYDCAMSRISVSTARQTLPEQLDRVEAGEEVSITRHGRVVAVLVRPDVLKARRASKVWDEAERIAGLLDSTRSEPMQRPVISPERAEELVDAVRDARSGR; encoded by the coding sequence ATGTACGATTGCGCCATGTCGAGAATCAGCGTGAGCACTGCACGCCAGACCCTTCCGGAGCAGCTCGACCGTGTCGAGGCCGGCGAGGAGGTGTCGATCACCAGGCACGGCCGGGTGGTCGCCGTCCTGGTTCGTCCGGACGTGCTCAAAGCGCGCCGTGCGTCGAAGGTATGGGATGAGGCTGAGCGGATCGCGGGCCTCCTGGACTCGACCCGCAGCGAGCCGATGCAGCGCCCCGTCATCTCGCCCGAGCGGGCGGAGGAGCTCGTTGATGCGGTCCGTGACGCACGGTCCGGCCGATGA
- a CDS encoding DUF4143 domain-containing protein yields MKDSSVESRETSDALLSPRGAFMAGPLFESLVTLTVRVAAQVHRARIGHLRTSRGDREIDLVVEGLDGQVVAIEVKLSATVGDADVRHLLWLRDQMPDDVADLVVVTTGKYAYRRPDGVAVIPLGLLGA; encoded by the coding sequence CTGAAAGACAGTAGCGTAGAGAGTCGGGAGACAAGCGACGCCCTGCTGAGCCCGCGCGGCGCGTTCATGGCGGGCCCTCTGTTCGAGTCCCTTGTGACGCTGACGGTCCGGGTTGCAGCTCAGGTCCACCGCGCCCGGATCGGGCACCTGCGCACATCGCGAGGGGACAGGGAGATCGATCTTGTCGTCGAGGGACTGGACGGCCAGGTCGTCGCGATAGAGGTCAAGCTGTCTGCGACGGTGGGGGATGCCGACGTTCGCCACCTGCTATGGCTTCGAGACCAGATGCCCGACGATGTCGCGGACCTGGTGGTCGTCACCACCGGTAAGTACGCCTACCGCAGACCAGACGGGGTGGCCGTGATTCCCCTTGGGCTTCTGGGAGCGTGA
- a CDS encoding succinate dehydrogenase cytochrome b subunit — MSVNSTPHTIQVGPPSRPTRRREPHRLPSWGLKTAMAVSGALWAFFVAVHLFGNLKIFAGAEAFNGYSAWLRVAFYPLLPEESVLWALRVALVVGLVVHVGCAALLWARARRARGPHRARIRGARSVGAWLMPVTGIGVLAFLVIHLLDLTLGTQPIAASTYVHADAYANLVASFQRPWSATFYVAIMVLLSVHLAKGFTTMAADLGVMGRRWRAALVAVGGLLALAVLLGNGAIPILVQLGVIA; from the coding sequence ATGAGCGTCAACTCCACACCACACACGATTCAGGTCGGCCCGCCGTCCCGACCGACCCGACGGCGTGAGCCACACCGCCTGCCCTCCTGGGGGCTCAAGACCGCGATGGCCGTCTCCGGTGCGCTGTGGGCCTTCTTCGTCGCGGTCCATCTCTTCGGCAACCTCAAGATCTTCGCCGGCGCGGAGGCCTTCAACGGCTACTCGGCGTGGCTGCGGGTGGCGTTCTACCCGCTGCTGCCAGAGGAGTCCGTCCTCTGGGCGCTGCGGGTCGCGCTCGTCGTCGGCCTGGTGGTCCACGTCGGGTGTGCCGCGCTGCTGTGGGCCCGCGCCAGACGTGCCCGCGGGCCCCACCGGGCCAGGATCCGCGGCGCCCGCTCCGTCGGCGCCTGGCTGATGCCCGTCACGGGCATCGGCGTCCTCGCCTTCCTGGTCATCCACCTGCTCGACCTGACGCTAGGCACCCAGCCGATCGCCGCGTCGACCTACGTACACGCCGACGCCTACGCGAACCTCGTCGCCAGCTTCCAGCGGCCCTGGTCGGCCACGTTCTACGTCGCGATCATGGTGCTGCTGTCGGTCCACCTCGCCAAGGGGTTCACCACCATGGCGGCAGACCTCGGCGTCATGGGGCGCCGCTGGCGGGCGGCACTGGTCGCCGTCGGCGGTCTGCTGGCGCTCGCCGTCCTGCTCGGCAACGGCGCGATCCCCATCCTCGTCCAGCTCGGAGTGATCGCATGA
- a CDS encoding fumarate reductase/succinate dehydrogenase flavoprotein subunit, giving the protein MNWLHRRTKPDAAPAPESAWRAPRAKVDGVRVGRRLDGGVPDGDPATAWERRRSAYRLVSPLNTKKFTVAVVGTGLAGAGVAAALGELGYNVHAFTYHDSPRRAHSVAAQGGINAARGRKVDGDSLHRFVVDTVKGGDFRAREAEAYRLAQESVRVIDHMNAIGAPFAREYGGMLATRSFGGVQVSRTYYTRGQTGQQLQIAGAQALQRQVARGTVSLHERTEMLDLIVDDGECRGVVVRDLVTGQVWAQPAHAVVLATGGYGSIYFHSTLAMNSNATAVWRAVRAGAYLSHASFVQFHPTALPISSHWQSKTILMSESLRNDGRIWVPKRAGDDRAPADIPEDERDYYLERKYPSFGNLSPRDISSRAAKEQIDAGRGVGPLRNSVYLDFSDALQAHGRDVIAARYGNLFDMYHHATGEDPYSVPMRIAPGAHFTMGGLWSDYDQMTSIPGLFVGGEASWAYHGANRLGANSLLSACVDGWFTLPFSIPNYLSGRLGTRLPGADDACVRDAVARVTARTDALLAVGGERAPSHFHRELGELMYRHVGVERTADGLRAAIDGIRELRSRFWREVRVPGTGAELNQSLEKAGRIADFLELGELMAVDALDRQESAGAHFRSEYQDAGEARRDDERWAFASAWEVDADDAAGGLRLTRHAEPLTFTAVPLATRSYT; this is encoded by the coding sequence ATGAACTGGCTGCACCGCCGCACCAAGCCCGACGCCGCACCGGCCCCCGAGTCCGCCTGGCGGGCGCCCCGCGCGAAGGTCGACGGCGTCCGCGTGGGCCGGCGTCTCGACGGCGGGGTCCCGGACGGCGACCCGGCCACCGCCTGGGAACGCCGCCGCTCCGCATACCGCCTGGTCAGCCCGCTGAACACGAAGAAGTTCACCGTCGCGGTCGTCGGTACCGGCCTGGCCGGCGCGGGCGTCGCCGCGGCGCTGGGCGAGCTCGGCTACAACGTCCACGCCTTCACGTACCACGACTCCCCCCGGAGGGCGCACTCCGTCGCCGCGCAGGGTGGCATCAACGCCGCCCGCGGCCGCAAGGTCGACGGCGACTCGCTACACCGCTTCGTTGTCGACACCGTCAAGGGTGGCGACTTCCGCGCCCGTGAGGCGGAGGCGTACCGGCTGGCGCAGGAGTCGGTCCGCGTGATCGACCACATGAACGCGATCGGCGCGCCCTTCGCCCGCGAGTACGGCGGCATGCTCGCCACGCGCTCCTTCGGCGGGGTCCAGGTCTCCCGCACCTACTACACGCGAGGCCAGACCGGCCAGCAGTTGCAGATCGCCGGCGCACAGGCGCTGCAGCGGCAGGTGGCCCGCGGCACCGTCTCCCTGCACGAGCGCACCGAGATGCTCGACCTCATCGTCGACGACGGCGAGTGCCGCGGCGTCGTCGTCCGCGACCTCGTCACGGGCCAGGTGTGGGCGCAGCCGGCGCACGCCGTCGTGCTCGCCACGGGCGGCTACGGCTCCATCTACTTCCATTCGACGCTCGCGATGAACTCCAACGCGACCGCCGTCTGGCGGGCGGTGCGGGCCGGGGCCTACCTGTCGCACGCGTCGTTCGTGCAGTTCCATCCGACGGCGCTGCCGATCTCGTCGCACTGGCAGTCGAAGACGATCCTGATGTCCGAATCGCTGCGCAACGACGGCCGGATCTGGGTGCCGAAGCGTGCGGGCGACGACCGTGCGCCCGCCGACATCCCCGAGGACGAGCGCGACTACTACCTGGAGCGGAAGTACCCGTCGTTCGGGAACCTTTCGCCCCGCGATATCTCCTCGCGGGCCGCCAAGGAGCAGATCGACGCCGGTCGCGGCGTGGGGCCTCTGCGTAACTCCGTCTACCTCGACTTCTCCGACGCGCTGCAGGCACACGGCCGCGACGTCATCGCAGCCCGCTACGGCAACCTGTTCGACATGTACCACCACGCCACCGGCGAGGACCCGTACAGCGTGCCGATGCGGATCGCGCCGGGCGCCCACTTCACGATGGGTGGCCTGTGGTCCGACTACGACCAGATGACCTCCATCCCAGGCCTCTTCGTCGGCGGCGAGGCAAGCTGGGCGTACCACGGGGCGAACCGGCTGGGCGCGAACTCGCTGCTGTCGGCCTGCGTCGACGGCTGGTTCACGCTGCCGTTCTCCATCCCGAACTACCTGTCCGGGCGTCTCGGCACCCGGCTGCCCGGGGCCGACGACGCGTGTGTGCGCGACGCCGTCGCCCGGGTGACGGCCCGCACCGACGCGCTGCTGGCAGTCGGAGGCGAGCGTGCGCCGTCGCACTTCCACCGCGAGCTGGGCGAACTCATGTACCGGCACGTCGGGGTTGAACGAACCGCGGACGGGCTCCGCGCCGCGATCGACGGGATCCGGGAGCTGCGGAGCCGGTTCTGGCGCGAGGTCCGCGTCCCCGGCACCGGCGCCGAGCTGAACCAGTCGCTCGAGAAGGCCGGCAGGATCGCCGACTTCCTCGAGCTGGGCGAGCTGATGGCCGTCGACGCGCTCGACCGGCAGGAGAGCGCCGGTGCCCACTTCCGCAGCGAATACCAGGACGCCGGCGAGGCCCGACGAGACGACGAGCGGTGGGCGTTCGCGTCGGCCTGGGAGGTCGACGCCGATGACGCGGCCGGCGGGCTGCGCCTGACCCGGCACGCCGAGCCGCTGACATTCACCGCTGTCCCCCTGGCCACGAGGAGCTACACGTGA
- a CDS encoding succinate dehydrogenase/fumarate reductase iron-sulfur subunit: protein MKLTIEVWRQAHRDAEGRFERHDIDGVEPHLSVLELLDALNEQLIDSGNDPVAFESDCREGICGACGVTVDGAVHGPEDNVPSCHQRLVGYPDGATVRIEPLRSATFPVLRDLVVDRGALDDLVRAGGHVAVNAGTAPDADTVPVPEDVAEASLDFAACIGCGACVAACPNGAAHLFAGAKLTHLALLPLPALERTRRAKALVGELDELFGPCSLYGECEQACPAGIPLTAIAAVNHERFLAGTRRRL, encoded by the coding sequence GTGAAGCTGACCATCGAAGTCTGGCGGCAGGCCCATCGCGACGCCGAGGGCCGCTTCGAGCGGCACGACATCGACGGCGTCGAGCCCCACCTGTCGGTGCTCGAACTCCTCGATGCGCTCAACGAGCAGCTGATCGACTCGGGCAACGACCCGGTCGCGTTCGAGTCGGACTGCCGCGAAGGCATCTGCGGGGCCTGCGGGGTCACCGTCGACGGCGCCGTGCACGGACCGGAGGACAACGTGCCGAGCTGCCACCAGAGGCTCGTCGGCTATCCCGACGGCGCCACCGTCCGGATCGAGCCGCTGCGCTCTGCCACCTTCCCCGTGCTGCGCGACCTGGTCGTCGACCGGGGTGCCTTGGACGATCTCGTCCGCGCAGGAGGGCACGTCGCCGTCAACGCCGGCACCGCCCCGGACGCGGACACCGTCCCGGTCCCGGAGGACGTGGCGGAGGCGTCGCTCGACTTCGCGGCCTGCATCGGCTGCGGCGCCTGCGTCGCCGCCTGCCCCAACGGCGCGGCCCACCTGTTCGCCGGCGCCAAGCTGACACACCTCGCGCTGCTGCCCCTCCCGGCGCTGGAGCGCACGCGCCGGGCGAAGGCGCTGGTCGGGGAGTTGGACGAACTGTTCGGCCCCTGCTCCCTGTACGGCGAATGCGAACAGGCCTGCCCGGCGGGGATCCCGCTGACGGCGATCGCTGCGGTCAACCACGAACGTTTCCTGGCGGGGACCCGGCGCCGACTGTGA
- the dgoD gene encoding galactonate dehydratase, producing the protein MKIVKLTTYLVPPRWCFLRIETDDGVVGWGEPVVEGRAATVAAAVEELSDYLIGQDPRRINDLWQVMYRGGFYRGGPILMSAIAGIDQALWDIKGKALGLPVHDLLGGRVRDRIGVYSWIGGDRPSDTADAARGAVERGFRAVKMNGTEEMAYIDTRDKVAHAAENVAAVREAVGGNVGIGVDFHGRVHRPMVKPLLRALEPYDLMFVEEPVLTENLGPSLDVLRGAPMPIALGERKYSRWDFRDILALGVVDILQPDPCHSGGITETVKIAAMAEAHDVAIALHCPLGPIALATCLQIDAVSHNAAIQEQSLGIQYNTNNDLLDYLVDPSVFAYSDGAVDIPLGPGLGIEIDEEYVAERAKEGHRWRNPIWRHADGSVAEW; encoded by the coding sequence GTGAAGATCGTCAAACTCACCACCTATCTCGTCCCGCCCCGCTGGTGCTTCCTGCGGATCGAGACCGACGACGGCGTCGTCGGCTGGGGCGAACCCGTCGTCGAGGGCCGCGCAGCGACCGTCGCCGCCGCCGTCGAGGAGCTGTCCGACTACCTGATCGGGCAGGATCCGCGCCGCATCAACGACCTGTGGCAGGTCATGTACCGGGGCGGCTTCTACCGCGGCGGCCCCATCCTCATGAGCGCGATCGCCGGGATCGACCAGGCACTGTGGGACATCAAGGGCAAGGCGCTGGGCCTGCCGGTGCACGACCTGCTCGGCGGCCGGGTCCGTGACCGGATCGGCGTCTACTCGTGGATCGGGGGTGACCGGCCCTCCGACACCGCCGATGCCGCCCGCGGCGCCGTCGAGCGGGGCTTCCGCGCCGTCAAGATGAACGGCACGGAGGAGATGGCCTACATCGACACCCGTGACAAGGTCGCCCACGCGGCGGAGAACGTCGCCGCCGTCCGGGAGGCCGTCGGCGGCAACGTCGGCATCGGCGTCGACTTCCACGGCCGCGTCCACCGCCCCATGGTCAAGCCGCTGCTGCGGGCGCTCGAACCCTACGACCTCATGTTCGTCGAGGAGCCGGTGCTCACCGAGAACCTCGGACCCTCGCTGGACGTGCTGCGCGGCGCCCCCATGCCCATCGCGCTGGGCGAGCGGAAGTACTCCCGCTGGGACTTCCGCGACATCCTCGCCCTCGGCGTCGTCGACATCCTCCAGCCCGACCCGTGCCACTCGGGCGGGATCACGGAGACGGTGAAGATCGCCGCGATGGCGGAGGCCCACGACGTCGCCATTGCCCTGCACTGCCCGCTCGGCCCCATCGCCCTGGCCACCTGCCTACAGATCGACGCCGTCAGCCACAACGCCGCCATCCAGGAGCAGAGCCTCGGCATCCAGTACAACACCAACAACGACCTGCTCGACTACCTGGTCGACCCGTCCGTGTTCGCCTACAGCGACGGCGCCGTCGACATCCCGCTGGGGCCCGGGCTGGGCATTGAGATCGACGAGGAGTACGTCGCCGAGCGGGCGAAGGAGGGGCACCGGTGGCGCAACCCGATCTGGCGGCACGCCGACGGGTCGGTCGCGGAGTGGTGA
- a CDS encoding 2-dehydro-3-deoxy-6-phosphogalactonate aldolase: protein MQPPPGFRLVAILRGITPAEAPAIAAALLEAGIREVEVPLNSPDPFSSIGLIREVLPDDCRVGAGTVLDVAQVDACGAAGGTLIVSPNLNPTVVARALELGLEPIPGVATPTEAFAALAAGARSIKAFPGETIGPAGLKAWKAVLPPEAAVLAVGGVAVDNLDAWRSAGAAGVGIGGGLYRPGDDADQVRRRAIGLVTAAGGLQ from the coding sequence ATGCAGCCACCACCGGGCTTCCGTCTCGTCGCCATCCTGCGGGGCATCACTCCCGCCGAGGCGCCCGCCATCGCCGCAGCCCTCCTGGAGGCGGGGATCCGGGAGGTCGAGGTGCCGCTCAACTCGCCCGATCCGTTCTCCTCCATCGGCCTGATCCGCGAGGTACTGCCCGACGACTGCCGCGTCGGCGCCGGCACGGTGCTCGACGTGGCCCAGGTCGACGCGTGCGGCGCGGCCGGTGGGACGCTGATCGTCTCCCCCAACCTGAACCCCACCGTCGTCGCCCGGGCGCTCGAGCTCGGGCTCGAACCGATCCCCGGCGTCGCCACCCCCACGGAAGCGTTCGCCGCCCTGGCGGCCGGCGCCCGCAGCATCAAGGCCTTCCCCGGCGAGACCATCGGCCCTGCCGGGCTGAAAGCGTGGAAGGCCGTGCTGCCCCCGGAGGCGGCCGTGCTCGCCGTCGGCGGCGTCGCCGTCGACAACCTCGACGCCTGGCGCTCTGCCGGCGCCGCCGGCGTCGGGATCGGCGGCGGCCTCTACCGCCCCGGCGACGACGCCGACCAGGTGCGTCGCCGCGCCATCGGCCTCGTCACCGCTGCAGGAGGCCTCCAGTGA
- a CDS encoding nucleoside hydrolase — protein sequence MPTPALPVILDTDLAMGVPGSDIDDGFALALALADPGLDLVAVTCVGGNADVESAVLLAKELLELLDRRHVPVHRGAAAPLCHPELRRGAPEQIRAAFGRHEADPGPAAARIAELVSERPGEITIVAIGPLTNLAAAISLNPDLPTQVREVVIMGGVYFGHTHELRRPGEFNFLIDPEAANAVLRSGAPIRLVGLDVTSRVRLTRAEAEAMAAEGRGFQRFAGRYTTAWIDHLAERHPSALGAGESCALHDPLAVAVVTRPDLVDWVPAHVTVLDGTSVGRGAAITDLLGAPDPPSPNARVARAVDAEGFRDHFFSTSRALDAKD from the coding sequence ATGCCGACCCCGGCACTCCCCGTCATCCTCGACACCGACCTGGCCATGGGGGTGCCGGGCTCCGACATCGACGACGGGTTCGCGCTCGCTCTGGCCCTCGCCGACCCGGGGCTCGACCTGGTCGCCGTCACCTGCGTGGGCGGCAACGCCGACGTCGAGAGCGCCGTCCTGCTCGCCAAGGAACTCCTCGAGCTCCTCGACCGCAGGCACGTCCCCGTCCACCGAGGTGCCGCGGCTCCGCTGTGCCATCCCGAACTGCGCCGGGGCGCGCCTGAGCAGATCCGGGCCGCCTTCGGGCGCCACGAGGCCGATCCTGGGCCCGCGGCAGCGCGGATCGCCGAACTGGTGTCAGAACGCCCGGGCGAGATCACCATCGTCGCGATCGGCCCGCTCACGAACCTGGCGGCGGCCATCAGCCTGAACCCGGACCTGCCCACGCAGGTCCGGGAGGTCGTGATCATGGGCGGCGTCTACTTCGGGCACACCCACGAACTGCGCCGCCCCGGCGAGTTCAACTTCCTCATCGACCCGGAGGCGGCCAACGCGGTCCTCCGCTCCGGGGCACCGATCCGGCTCGTGGGGCTCGACGTGACGTCCAGGGTGCGGCTCACCCGCGCCGAGGCGGAGGCTATGGCGGCCGAGGGGCGCGGGTTCCAGCGCTTCGCCGGCCGCTACACCACCGCCTGGATAGACCACCTCGCCGAGCGTCATCCCAGTGCCCTGGGGGCCGGAGAGTCCTGTGCCCTGCACGATCCGCTTGCGGTCGCCGTCGTCACCCGACCCGACCTGGTGGACTGGGTTCCGGCCCATGTCACGGTGCTCGACGGCACCTCCGTGGGCCGCGGCGCCGCGATCACCGACCTGCTCGGCGCTCCCGATCCGCCGTCGCCGAACGCCCGCGTCGCCCGTGCCGTCGACGCGGAGGGTTTCCGCGACCACTTCTTCTCCACCAGCCGCGCCCTCGACGCCAAGGACTGA